Within Quercus lobata isolate SW786 chromosome 5, ValleyOak3.0 Primary Assembly, whole genome shotgun sequence, the genomic segment TCAAAAGCACAGATGGCATTGTTGGCCTCTCTTCCGGGCGCTGTTGGACACACAAAAGACCCACTTGAATATATCGTAGTGCTTCAGAAGCAGGGAATTGATTCTCAAGCAACACGTCCATTAGGTCCAAGGCGTTTCCTTCTTGCCAAAGTTTCCATGCCTAAAATAATGTCAAGTTATAtcaaagcataaaaataaaatttccctgtaaagtaaaaattattttcaacaatTTGGATAGGATCATATTTATTTTACTCACATGACCAAGGAGATTTAGTTTGTGGTCTGGATGAAAAAACAGCCTGTTCTTCTTGCCACTGAGCATCTCTAACAGTATAACACCAAAGCTAAAAACATcagatttgaaagaaaaaagtcCATCTATTGCGTACTCTGGAGACATATAGCCACTGCATCCaacacaaaaaagagagattttagTAGCAAAATACCAAAATGATGTATATAAGGTAAGTATGTGTTTACTCACTAAGTTCCAACAACTCTCTTCGTCTTTGATTCAGTTTGATTTCCACCAAATATTCTTGCCATtccaaaatctgaaattttggGATTCATTTCACTGTCTAACAGAATATTGCTGACTTTTAGATCCCTATGGATTACTCTGAGTCTTGAATCTCTATGAAGATAAAGAAGTCCTCGAGCTATCCCAATAACAATGTCTAATCTCTTTTGCCAGTTGAGTGAACGACGCCTTGCTTCATCTGCCCAATCATTACATTGTATACAAGTTGACTTCCAATGGTTTGAAACTATGGCATTTTAGCTAGTTTGGAAATATAACTTATAGGACTAGAAAATCAACAAGAGAGACCAAATGACCAATATGCTGCACTAAATTCAAACATAcatatgtttgtgtgtgtgcgtgtatgtgagagagagagagagagagagataccaaCCAAAGATTAAGGAGTCTAAGCTTCTGTTTGGCATGTACTCATAGATTAACATTCTTTCTTCTCCTTGAATGCAACAACCTAGAAGCTTTACAAGGTTCCGATGTTGAAGTTGGGAGATCAAGATGACCTCATTCTTAAACTCCTGTAGGCCTTGTCCAGAATTTTCTGCAAGCCTCTTTACTGCTATTTCTTGCCCTGATAGTAGCTCACCCTACAATCATAACAAGAAAGTGCTTATAAAGAAAATTGCAGCTTGTAGGGCCATTTTAGGATTTTGAAAGTGTCTGAATGAGAACCAGCCAGTGAAACTGTTATATTTTACCTTGTACACTAGGCCGAATCCACCTGCTCCAATCTTATTGGCAGCAGAGAAGCTGTTTGTGGCAGCTTCAATGGTAGCCATATCGAATAATGGGAGCTCAAGGTCATCCCTTTCTCCTTCAACTCCACTAACGTTTGCTTGATTATCTGGCCTACTGGCTATTTACAAGAACACAGACaacttaataaaaatgataGGATTGAAACTTCCATGAAATGCTATAATGGAACTATCAGAATTTTGTGGCAAATTTACATTTGTTTCTTCTCGTCTTCCAAATAATGAACCAGCTGATTGAAGCCAATATGATCACTGCTGAAGCCACAGAAACAGTCACTGCAATTATTATTCGCCTCTGCTTCTTACTTCTATCAGCATTTGCCTCTAACaaccacaaacaaaaaataatacagTATATTAGTTGTTTCAAtaattatagaataaaatagGCAATAGTTGaccaattaagttaaaaatACAAATAGTCATAAGACAACATTTCCATCCCAGCTCCATGTTAGGCCAGAGCTGGGCTGTTTCGAGCCTTTCTTGAGCAAACACAATGCTTGGTTTAAGAGTCTATCATGACAGCATGTGTGGTGAGACAAGCATGTTCATTGCCTATAACAGCAAAGTAGAGATCTTAAGattataacaacaacaaagccttagtcccaagttttgagttccctaaataaattacagctgaaaactgagaGGTAAAGGTCACAGACTCAAGAATTCTTACCTAATTCTGAAGCTGCCACTCTCACATAGAGATCTTGCCCATAATTAGCAACCTCTCTGATATCAAGTAAATCTCCAAACCAGGTCACACAGCCACTGCCACTGCCACTGATGTCCAGTTTAGCATAAGCCGTACAAGAGCAATTCTCCAAGCACTCTGCCTCACAATCTTCAATACTCATACTGACATTTACGCTAAATTGTGATGCATCTGGCAGTTTCAATCCTGTTAACTTGATAAATCCCTCTCCATTTCTGCAAATACGATGATCATTTCGAACACATCCATCTAACCAATCAAGCAATTTCCAGTCTTGGGGTGATTTGGGTTTAAAACCCTTTAAGCACTCACAATACAGTGTATTGTTAACTTTACAGCTACCATAACTACCACAATAACCATAACTGTCACAGCGGTCTTCTTGAACGGTGAACAAGAGATTCCAACTAGAGTCTTTATCATTCCAAGAGAAATGCTGAACGAGACCGGATTGACCCAACACAAATCTTGAAGTGATATTGTCTatagtttcatatatataataaacttcTTCAGCATTAGAGAC encodes:
- the LOC115992054 gene encoding G-type lectin S-receptor-like serine/threonine-protein kinase At4g27290, which encodes MEKRKDSLLFLTISFTLISLFPKSSIAADSITATQSMNDSQTLVSSGQKFELGFFSAGGSGDLYLGIWYKNIPSKTKVWVANRDSPLQNSSGFLTFNYDGNLVLLNQSRSIVWSSNISQAARSPVVQLLDSGNLVLKDMGDDNSENYLWQSFDHPYDTLLPTMKLGWNLTSGLNRSLRSWKSSDDPSPGDYTYSVDPRGLPQLVLRQGSKKLFRSGPWYGEQFSGDQILVANTVFKPIFVSNAEEVYYIYETIDNITSRFVLGQSGLVQHFSWNDKDSSWNLLFTVQEDRCDSYGYCGSYGSCKVNNTLYCECLKGFKPKSPQDWKLLDWLDGCVRNDHRICRNGEGFIKLTGLKLPDASQFSVNVSMSIEDCEAECLENCSCTAYAKLDISGSGSGCVTWFGDLLDIREVANYGQDLYVRVAASELEANADRSKKQRRIIIAVTVSVASAVIILASISWFIIWKTRRNKSSRPDNQANVSGVEGERDDLELPLFDMATIEAATNSFSAANKIGAGGFGLVYKGELLSGQEIAVKRLAENSGQGLQEFKNEVILISQLQHRNLVKLLGCCIQGEERMLIYEYMPNRSLDSLIFDEARRRSLNWQKRLDIVIGIARGLLYLHRDSRLRVIHRDLKVSNILLDSEMNPKISDFGMARIFGGNQTESKTKRVVGTYGYMSPEYAIDGLFSFKSDVFSFGVILLEMLSGKKNRLFFHPDHKLNLLGHAWKLWQEGNALDLMDVLLENQFPASEALRYIQVGLLCVQQRPEERPTMPSVLLMLDSESVLLAQPGRPGFYAERCLPEPYPSLNDRMNSSSNEITDTLLEGR